The following coding sequences are from one Lujinxingia vulgaris window:
- a CDS encoding MBL fold metallo-hydrolase codes for MTRPPQPIQTASLTLIRSDRGRPEIFWARRRADRSFLGGCFAFFAGGQEPGDRDLPTALASALETQRREDGPPTDPSLTQMSRDEDVLRATALRECFEECGALFCESGLIAPTSGAPPEARTLPQPLPSPLATHRLRYHFSRRTPSWMPPADTAFFTLHVSDEEARALDDLSAHLDPDEHDEGAWMTPQAALTLWEDGQALATTPIVDLLRLLDAAEVAFVPETGLEPKPVDDAIEYLGGVTMLPLRTATLPPATHTNAYLIGRSSFVIVDPGPDDPADLSILSAEIERRINAGDTPRSVILTHHHPDHIGGAGPLAARFKLPIFAHPLSAPLLPDLQTRALTHGQTIVLDDFGPLEVLHTPGHAPGHLALYHAPSRSVFAGDLVASRGTIIIDPPEGHMGDYLQSLHTLLAMQPRVLFPAHGAPIAAPARLLSHYIDHRLLREAAVLDALRAHQNPASPEDLIATVYPDIHRAIWPLAARSLLAHLIHLSEQQLATRTDDGQYLAT; via the coding sequence ATGACGCGACCTCCCCAACCCATCCAGACCGCCTCACTCACCCTGATCCGCTCCGATCGCGGCCGCCCGGAAATCTTCTGGGCGCGCCGCCGGGCGGATCGTTCGTTTCTTGGCGGATGTTTTGCGTTCTTCGCCGGCGGCCAGGAGCCGGGCGACCGCGACCTTCCCACCGCCCTGGCCTCCGCGCTCGAAACGCAGCGCCGAGAAGACGGCCCACCCACAGACCCGTCTCTGACTCAAATGTCGCGGGACGAAGACGTGCTGCGCGCCACCGCGCTCCGAGAGTGCTTTGAAGAATGCGGCGCACTCTTCTGTGAGAGCGGCCTGATCGCCCCCACCTCCGGCGCTCCGCCTGAAGCCCGCACCCTGCCTCAACCTCTGCCCTCACCACTGGCCACCCACCGGCTGCGCTACCACTTCAGCCGCCGCACTCCGAGCTGGATGCCCCCGGCCGACACCGCCTTCTTCACCCTGCACGTAAGCGACGAAGAAGCCCGCGCCCTCGATGATTTAAGCGCCCACCTCGACCCCGACGAGCATGACGAAGGCGCCTGGATGACCCCACAGGCAGCCCTCACGCTCTGGGAGGATGGCCAGGCGCTCGCCACCACCCCGATCGTCGATCTTCTGCGTTTGCTCGACGCTGCCGAAGTCGCGTTCGTCCCCGAAACTGGCCTCGAACCGAAACCCGTCGACGACGCCATTGAGTATCTCGGCGGCGTCACGATGCTGCCGCTGCGCACCGCAACTCTTCCCCCGGCCACCCACACCAACGCCTACCTCATCGGCCGCTCCTCCTTTGTGATCGTCGACCCCGGCCCCGACGACCCGGCCGACCTTTCCATCTTAAGCGCCGAGATCGAGCGTCGCATCAACGCCGGCGATACTCCCCGGTCCGTGATCCTCACCCACCACCACCCGGACCACATCGGCGGCGCCGGCCCTCTGGCCGCCCGCTTCAAGCTCCCCATCTTTGCCCACCCCTTGAGCGCCCCGCTCCTCCCCGATTTGCAAACCCGCGCGCTGACCCACGGTCAGACCATCGTGCTCGATGACTTCGGCCCGCTCGAAGTCCTGCACACTCCCGGCCATGCGCCGGGGCATCTCGCGCTTTACCACGCCCCTTCCCGCAGCGTCTTCGCCGGCGATCTTGTAGCCTCCCGCGGCACCATCATCATCGACCCGCCCGAAGGCCATATGGGCGACTACCTGCAGAGCCTGCACACCCTGCTCGCCATGCAACCCCGCGTGCTCTTTCCCGCCCACGGCGCCCCCATCGCCGCCCCGGCCCGGCTTCTGTCGCATTACATCGACCACCGACTGCTTCGCGAAGCCGCCGTCCTCGACGCCCTGCGCGCCCATCAAAACCCGGCTTCCCCCGAAGACCTCATCGCCACCGTCTACCCCGACATCCACCGCGCCATCTGGCCTCTGGCCGCCCGCAGCCTGCTCGCCCACCTGATCCACCTCAGCGAACAGCAGCTCGCCACCCGCACCGACGACGGCCAATACCTCGCCACCTGA
- a CDS encoding diaminopimelate decarboxylase: MKRFPQIRPAALDPAHQNWWVRDGLRPETHRLQIAGHDAEQLLRHVDRPLFAYDLDRVEANYMRLHNAFARHGHPFQVFFAVKANRFRPIVETLRATGVAGIDAASPREVLYALEMGFPAEKITFTNVSVSHRDLEQLKGLPIMLNCDSLSVINKVADVDPGRAIGLRINPQVGVGINDNLTYAGQRATKFGIYLDRLPEALELIRKRGLRLQGLHMHVGCGWTGSAITQYFQAVDRLTAIARDVIDTHGPLEYLNFGGGLGVPLTAGDGSVDVNLYAEGIVERVRQLGLGIKVCVEPGDYIVKDSGVLLSEVVMVEEKGGTEFVGVNTGFNVHTGASHYGLYQEFVHTTRADFGPEKNVTIVGNINEVIDVFAADRPMPLIEEGDILAMLNAGGYGASMMMEHCLREPAMQMGLSQKGNPFAQSFDS, translated from the coding sequence GTGAAAAGATTTCCTCAGATCCGACCGGCTGCCCTCGACCCCGCCCACCAGAACTGGTGGGTCCGCGACGGCCTTCGCCCCGAAACCCATCGCCTCCAGATCGCCGGCCACGACGCCGAGCAGCTCTTAAGGCACGTCGACCGGCCGCTCTTCGCCTATGACCTTGATCGGGTCGAGGCGAATTATATGAGGCTGCACAACGCCTTTGCCCGCCATGGACATCCTTTTCAGGTGTTCTTCGCGGTCAAAGCCAACCGCTTTAGACCGATCGTCGAGACTCTGCGCGCCACCGGCGTCGCCGGGATCGACGCCGCCAGCCCGCGCGAGGTCTTGTATGCGTTGGAGATGGGTTTCCCCGCTGAGAAAATCACTTTCACCAATGTAAGCGTCAGCCACCGCGATCTTGAGCAGCTTAAAGGGCTGCCGATCATGCTCAACTGCGACTCGTTGAGCGTCATCAACAAGGTCGCCGACGTGGACCCCGGCCGCGCCATCGGCCTGCGCATCAACCCGCAGGTCGGCGTGGGCATCAACGATAACCTGACCTACGCCGGTCAGCGCGCCACCAAGTTCGGCATCTACCTGGACCGTCTGCCCGAGGCCCTGGAGCTGATTCGCAAGCGCGGCCTGCGCCTGCAGGGCCTGCATATGCACGTGGGCTGCGGCTGGACCGGCTCGGCCATCACCCAGTACTTCCAGGCCGTCGATCGCCTCACCGCCATCGCGCGTGATGTCATCGACACCCACGGCCCGCTCGAGTACCTGAACTTCGGTGGCGGTCTGGGTGTGCCCCTGACCGCCGGCGATGGCTCGGTCGACGTCAACCTCTACGCCGAGGGCATCGTCGAGCGCGTGCGCCAGCTGGGCCTGGGCATCAAGGTCTGCGTGGAGCCCGGCGACTACATCGTCAAAGACTCCGGCGTGCTTCTCTCCGAAGTTGTGATGGTCGAGGAGAAGGGCGGCACTGAGTTCGTAGGCGTGAACACCGGCTTTAACGTGCACACCGGCGCCAGCCACTACGGGCTCTACCAGGAGTTCGTGCACACCACCCGCGCCGACTTCGGCCCGGAGAAAAACGTGACCATCGTGGGCAATATCAACGAGGTCATCGACGTCTTCGCCGCCGACCGCCCCATGCCGCTGATCGAAGAAGGCGACATCCTGGCGATGCTCAACGCCGGCGGCTACGGCGCCTCCATGATGATGGAGCACTGCCTGCGCGAGCCCGCCATGCAGATGGGTCTCTCGCAAAAGGGTAACCCCTTTGCGCAGTCCTTCGACTCTTAA
- a CDS encoding VHL beta domain-containing protein: protein MAVFVSFPRPFRAHSPARLHLLALLLLSSLLVHCIDDEARDFDDYLLEMESRGLYDPTEDPYAEDSDLPPAIEASLCSLPGNGPARTVSFENSTSVDLDIFWVDVQCTLRPYGMVAPGQRHDQPTFEGHAWRFHIAGSTRPVFEVLLDASTPNPVVIEGQQ from the coding sequence ATGGCAGTGTTTGTATCCTTCCCGCGCCCCTTCCGGGCCCACTCGCCAGCTCGCTTACATCTACTGGCGCTCCTGCTCCTCTCCAGCCTGCTCGTCCACTGCATCGACGACGAAGCGCGCGACTTCGACGACTACCTTTTGGAGATGGAGTCGCGCGGTCTTTACGACCCCACCGAAGACCCTTACGCCGAGGACAGCGATCTTCCGCCGGCCATCGAAGCCAGCCTCTGTTCGCTACCTGGCAACGGCCCTGCACGCACCGTGAGTTTTGAAAACTCCACCTCCGTCGACCTCGACATCTTCTGGGTTGACGTCCAATGCACCCTGCGCCCTTACGGCATGGTCGCCCCCGGCCAGCGCCACGATCAACCCACCTTCGAGGGACACGCCTGGCGCTTCCACATCGCCGGCAGCACGCGCCCCGTCTTCGAGGTCCTCCTCGACGCCTCCACGCCCAACCCCGTCGTGATCGAGGGCCAGCAATGA
- a CDS encoding ROK family protein: MSLDPILCVGIDLGGTNARLQVFNDALHPISEARARVRERCDPEEICQTLCDLLKGACLNAHLKPEHIQVIGMGLAGQLSRDGRTVKNAPNLGWLDVAFARIFEEAVEWELGVTPPVYVFNDLNALVYDEWHQGVARDLGDVLGVYVGTGVGGAIIAGGQLIRGQGNNAAEIGHVKVVPEGRVCGCGQRGCLEAYAGGRHLEARVSEVLNAHPTLQKAHPELGGEVLRLSAVDPIAEKHPALSELWEQTSDLLALSLANACTLLNPAALILGGGVLDHCPNLRRLVVDKTLPLVLDVARRELQILQPLGGPESGPRGAAALAMQELATPPSTPIPTLPPGAPR, from the coding sequence GTGAGCTTGGACCCCATCTTATGCGTGGGCATCGACCTGGGCGGCACCAACGCGCGCCTGCAGGTCTTCAACGACGCCCTTCACCCCATCAGCGAAGCCCGCGCCCGGGTGCGTGAGCGCTGCGACCCCGAGGAGATCTGCCAGACGCTCTGTGATCTTCTCAAGGGGGCCTGCCTCAACGCGCATCTCAAACCCGAGCATATTCAGGTCATCGGCATGGGCCTGGCCGGGCAGCTCTCGCGCGATGGGCGCACCGTGAAAAACGCGCCGAACCTGGGGTGGCTCGATGTCGCCTTTGCCCGGATCTTTGAGGAAGCGGTGGAGTGGGAGCTGGGGGTGACGCCACCGGTCTATGTCTTCAACGACCTCAACGCCCTGGTGTACGACGAGTGGCATCAGGGCGTGGCCCGCGACCTGGGCGATGTGCTGGGCGTCTACGTGGGCACGGGTGTGGGCGGGGCGATCATCGCCGGCGGTCAGCTCATTCGCGGCCAGGGTAATAACGCCGCCGAGATCGGCCACGTCAAGGTGGTGCCCGAGGGCCGGGTCTGTGGCTGCGGCCAGCGCGGCTGCCTGGAAGCCTACGCCGGCGGCCGCCACCTCGAAGCGAGGGTCTCTGAGGTGCTCAACGCCCATCCCACACTCCAGAAGGCCCACCCGGAGCTGGGAGGTGAGGTGTTGCGCCTCTCAGCGGTCGACCCCATCGCCGAAAAACACCCGGCCCTGAGCGAGCTCTGGGAGCAGACAAGCGACCTGCTGGCATTGAGCCTGGCCAACGCCTGCACCCTGCTCAACCCGGCAGCCCTCATCCTGGGCGGCGGCGTGCTCGACCACTGCCCCAACCTGCGCCGACTCGTCGTCGACAAAACCCTGCCTCTGGTGCTCGATGTCGCTCGCCGCGAACTTCAGATTTTGCAACCCCTCGGAGGCCCCGAATCCGGCCCTCGCGGAGCCGCCGCGCTCGCCATGCAGGAGCTCGCCACACCCCCCTCCACACCCATCCCCACCCTCCCCCCCGGCGCCCCCCGCTGA
- a CDS encoding peptidylprolyl isomerase, which yields MSQLKSFSEVPADYVGGEGELHAIIHTNHGVIDIKLFEDRAPKTVANFVGLATGQRAYTDLNTFEETKGNYYDGVIFHRVIPGFMIQGGDPLGQGTGGPGYKFADEFHPELKHTRAGMLSMANAGPNTNGSQFFITLGPTPHLDNRHAVFGEVVAGMDVVETIGNLPRDRRDRPHEEAVMQKVEIKRV from the coding sequence ATGAGCCAGTTGAAGAGCTTTTCGGAAGTCCCCGCCGATTACGTCGGCGGTGAAGGTGAGCTGCACGCGATCATTCACACCAACCACGGTGTGATCGACATCAAACTCTTTGAAGATCGCGCGCCGAAGACGGTCGCCAACTTCGTGGGCCTGGCCACCGGTCAGCGCGCCTACACCGATCTGAACACCTTTGAAGAGACCAAAGGCAACTACTACGACGGCGTGATCTTCCACCGCGTGATCCCGGGCTTCATGATCCAGGGCGGCGATCCGCTGGGACAGGGCACGGGCGGGCCGGGCTACAAGTTCGCCGATGAGTTCCACCCGGAGCTCAAGCACACCAGGGCGGGCATGCTCTCGATGGCCAACGCCGGGCCGAACACCAACGGCAGCCAGTTCTTCATCACGCTTGGGCCGACGCCTCACCTCGACAACCGTCACGCGGTCTTTGGCGAAGTTGTCGCCGGGATGGATGTGGTGGAGACGATCGGTAACCTTCCGCGTGACCGTCGCGACCGTCCCCACGAAGAGGCCGTGATGCAGAAGGTGGAGATCAAGCGCGTATGA